The following are encoded in a window of Salinibacter ruber DSM 13855 genomic DNA:
- a CDS encoding HD family phosphohydrolase, with translation MGLLELLGWSRRSPQPVGHDLETNDESEAPEAWKQWALRGGLFLGLVALTVGAFPRGDFYEYTVEVGDTWRQSTLSAPFNFPVYLDQERVEARRDTVRANTSPYFREVQGASQKLTENRDTLRRQLNRILEAYASYRYHRQQGEREAARQDSLDYVRRRRNAQVTLSASQWEYLASEYAEEVQDLRSPSRQSAGQMSSRLHGRLLEAAFEVGGQLLSLGVMNRPRDSVVTDEIIVRNQQDQTQRRVEKDNLYGLNESFEYAERQLRERFSENREHSRIAASFFRAIFVPSLQYLREDTMEERDQRAQKVTAIQGGVEEGEPIVRTGQRVTREIKRKLTSLERAKSDRLGSNIVAKQLSGEVLFTLLGFGFFFFYLYLLRPEIWSKNRDLVLVSVVLAFIILLYGIAIRAPWSLYVVPVPLASVLLTIVFNSRIALIGTLVLALTGGQMLGLELEYTVATFFAGAFGIFSVRDIKNRGQFFVSGGLAFAGYALVLFATWLYLDLPFGRVAPDLAYAAIASAITITSSLFLWALERIFDITTDLTLLELSDTNRPLLKELSLRAPGSFNHTLQVANLAEAAADRIGAHALLTRVGALYHDIGKMKKPEYFVENQRTMSNPHDELKPRMSALIIASHVKEGLEMGKDDGLPEQVHKFIPMHHGTARIEYFYQKALSRTENTDRSVPESEFRYPGPKPDSKETGILMLADSVEAASRSLDEPSPRRLENLIDLLFSERIDDGQLDNTNLTFRDLRLIKDTFLKMLLGIYHVRVKYPDQEEESAEPDFEVVSLRADRPYVNVSVAYGQDAWGAWVEPEPASPARSRKEPRPQLADASPHSSAYPDAEEIRADQNGREEAPATESASGSESGGEEASPQGR, from the coding sequence ATGGGACTTCTTGAGTTGCTCGGTTGGAGCCGGCGGTCGCCTCAACCCGTGGGGCATGATCTCGAAACTAACGACGAGTCCGAGGCCCCCGAGGCGTGGAAGCAGTGGGCCCTGCGCGGCGGTCTTTTTCTGGGCCTTGTGGCCCTTACCGTCGGGGCGTTCCCGCGGGGGGACTTCTACGAGTATACAGTAGAGGTGGGCGACACGTGGCGCCAGTCCACGCTCAGTGCCCCATTCAATTTTCCCGTATACCTCGACCAGGAGCGTGTAGAGGCCCGGCGCGACACGGTCCGAGCGAATACATCTCCCTATTTTCGAGAGGTGCAAGGGGCGTCGCAGAAGCTGACGGAAAACCGGGACACTCTGCGTCGCCAACTGAACCGCATCCTGGAGGCCTACGCGAGCTACCGCTACCATCGACAGCAGGGGGAACGGGAGGCCGCGCGCCAAGACTCGCTCGACTACGTTCGGCGCCGCCGGAATGCCCAGGTCACGCTCAGTGCGTCACAGTGGGAGTACCTAGCGTCCGAGTATGCGGAGGAGGTACAGGACCTTCGTTCCCCCTCCCGCCAGTCCGCGGGCCAGATGTCGTCCCGTCTGCATGGCCGCCTGCTTGAGGCGGCCTTTGAGGTGGGCGGACAGCTTCTCAGTCTCGGGGTCATGAACCGGCCGCGCGATTCGGTAGTGACCGACGAGATCATCGTCCGGAATCAGCAGGACCAGACCCAGCGCAGGGTCGAAAAGGACAACCTTTACGGGCTCAACGAGTCGTTCGAGTACGCCGAGCGCCAACTCCGTGAGCGATTTTCGGAAAACCGGGAGCACTCCCGCATTGCGGCCTCCTTCTTCCGGGCGATCTTCGTGCCTTCGCTCCAGTATCTCCGCGAAGACACGATGGAGGAGCGCGATCAGCGTGCCCAGAAAGTGACCGCCATTCAGGGCGGGGTGGAAGAAGGGGAGCCCATCGTACGGACGGGGCAACGGGTCACCCGAGAAATCAAACGCAAGCTCACGTCTCTCGAACGGGCGAAGAGTGATCGGCTTGGGTCCAACATTGTAGCGAAACAGCTGAGCGGAGAGGTCCTCTTTACCCTGCTCGGCTTTGGGTTCTTCTTCTTCTACCTCTATCTCCTCCGGCCCGAGATCTGGTCCAAGAACCGGGATCTTGTACTGGTATCGGTGGTCCTCGCGTTCATTATTCTCCTCTACGGGATTGCCATTCGGGCGCCTTGGTCCCTGTACGTCGTGCCCGTGCCGCTCGCGTCGGTACTGCTCACCATCGTTTTCAACTCCCGCATTGCCCTCATCGGGACGCTGGTGCTGGCCCTGACCGGGGGACAAATGCTGGGCCTCGAGCTCGAGTATACCGTCGCCACCTTTTTTGCCGGTGCCTTCGGGATTTTTAGCGTCCGGGACATAAAAAATCGCGGGCAGTTTTTTGTGAGTGGGGGGCTGGCGTTCGCGGGGTACGCGCTCGTGCTCTTCGCCACCTGGCTGTATCTCGACCTTCCCTTCGGACGGGTGGCCCCCGACCTGGCCTACGCGGCGATCGCCTCCGCCATCACGATCACGTCGTCGCTGTTTCTGTGGGCCCTGGAGCGCATTTTCGACATCACCACGGACCTGACCCTGCTGGAGCTCTCGGACACGAACCGTCCGTTGCTGAAAGAGCTGAGCCTACGGGCGCCCGGCTCGTTCAACCACACGCTCCAGGTTGCCAATCTTGCCGAGGCGGCCGCCGACCGGATTGGGGCCCACGCGCTGCTGACCCGGGTCGGCGCCCTCTATCACGACATCGGCAAAATGAAGAAGCCGGAGTACTTCGTCGAGAATCAGCGTACGATGTCGAACCCCCACGATGAACTGAAGCCCCGGATGAGTGCGCTCATCATTGCGAGCCACGTCAAAGAGGGCCTCGAAATGGGGAAGGACGACGGACTCCCGGAGCAGGTGCACAAGTTCATTCCCATGCACCACGGGACGGCCCGGATCGAGTACTTCTACCAAAAGGCCCTCAGCCGGACCGAGAATACGGACCGATCCGTGCCGGAGTCGGAGTTTCGCTACCCGGGGCCCAAGCCCGACTCGAAGGAAACCGGCATTCTGATGCTGGCCGATTCGGTGGAGGCCGCGAGTCGGAGTCTCGATGAACCGTCGCCCCGCCGCCTGGAGAACCTCATCGATCTGCTCTTCAGCGAGCGGATTGACGATGGGCAACTCGACAACACGAACCTCACGTTCCGCGACCTCCGGCTAATCAAGGACACGTTCCTGAAGATGCTGCTTGGCATCTACCACGTGCGGGTCAAGTACCCGGATCAGGAGGAAGAATCCGCCGAGCCAGACTTTGAGGTGGTGTCGCTCCGGGCGGACCGGCCGTACGTCAACGTGTCCGTGGCGTACGGCCAGGACGCGTGGGGGGCCTGGGTGGAGCCCGAACCGGCCTCGCCGGCACGGTCGCGGAAGGAGCCGCGGCCCCAGCTTGCAGACGCGTCCCCTCACTCCTCCGCCTACCCGGACGCGGAGGAGATCCGGGCCGACCAGAATGGAAGGGAGGAGGCCCCGGCGACGGAGAGCGCGTCCGGGTCGGAGTCCGGGGGCGAGGAGGCGTCGCCACAAGGGCGGTAG
- the pruA gene encoding L-glutamate gamma-semialdehyde dehydrogenase, producing MNNAYPETPPPENEPVRAYAPGSEDRRSVQERLRELRNQTVEIPAFVGGTPVYPGSTSEVVPPHDHQHTLGEVHQSGKATVDDAIDAAMEAKAEWAAMDFSDRAAIFLRAADLIAGPYRDTLNAATMLGQGKSIHQAEIDAACELIDFLRFNVHYAEQIYRDQPNDSQGIWNQMQYRPLEGFVLAVTPFNFTAIQGNLPTAPALMGNTVLWKPASRSVYSAFFFYKILEEAGLPPGVINMLPADDGAAVGTPALQSEHFAGLHFTGSVGTFDHLWSTIGDNLDTYRTYPTIVGETGGKDFIVAHPSAHVEQLATAVVRGSFEYQGQKCSAASRLYMPESIWPDVRREITSQLDEVTVGPPEDFTNFLNAVIDQRAFDKIVGYIERAREADDAEIVYGGDYDDSTGYFIEPTIIRAHAPKETTMCEEIFGPVTTVYVYPDEEFASTLPLVDETSPYGLTGSIFARDRAAIKLASDVLEQAAGNFYINDKPTGAVVGEQPFGGARRSGTNDKAGSAYNLMRWVSPRAIKENLNPPTHHGYAWNQPDATKATDAPQEAGDGAVAS from the coding sequence ATGAACAACGCATATCCCGAGACCCCTCCTCCCGAGAACGAACCGGTTCGTGCCTACGCCCCCGGGTCCGAAGACCGTCGGTCCGTTCAGGAGCGACTCAGGGAACTGAGAAACCAGACCGTTGAAATCCCAGCCTTCGTGGGGGGCACCCCCGTGTACCCGGGCTCAACCTCCGAGGTTGTCCCGCCCCACGACCACCAGCACACGCTCGGGGAGGTACACCAGTCCGGGAAGGCCACCGTGGACGACGCAATCGACGCGGCGATGGAGGCCAAGGCCGAGTGGGCCGCGATGGACTTTTCGGATCGGGCCGCCATCTTTCTCCGTGCCGCCGACCTGATTGCTGGGCCGTACCGGGACACCCTCAACGCGGCGACCATGCTGGGACAAGGGAAGAGTATCCACCAGGCCGAGATCGACGCGGCCTGCGAGCTCATCGACTTCCTCCGGTTCAACGTCCATTACGCGGAGCAGATTTACCGCGACCAACCGAACGACTCGCAGGGGATCTGGAATCAGATGCAGTACCGGCCGCTCGAAGGCTTTGTGCTGGCCGTCACGCCCTTCAACTTCACCGCCATCCAGGGCAATCTCCCGACGGCCCCGGCCCTGATGGGCAATACGGTGTTGTGGAAGCCGGCCTCTCGATCCGTGTACTCCGCGTTTTTCTTCTACAAGATTCTGGAAGAGGCGGGCCTTCCCCCCGGCGTCATTAATATGCTGCCCGCCGACGACGGCGCAGCCGTGGGCACGCCTGCGCTGCAGTCCGAACATTTCGCGGGCCTCCACTTCACAGGGTCGGTCGGGACGTTTGACCACCTCTGGTCCACGATCGGCGACAACCTGGACACCTACCGCACCTACCCGACCATTGTCGGAGAGACGGGAGGCAAAGACTTCATCGTTGCGCACCCGTCGGCCCACGTCGAGCAATTGGCGACCGCTGTTGTGCGCGGCTCGTTCGAATACCAGGGGCAGAAGTGCTCCGCCGCCTCCCGGCTCTACATGCCCGAGTCAATCTGGCCGGACGTTCGGCGCGAAATCACAAGTCAGCTGGACGAGGTCACCGTCGGGCCGCCAGAGGACTTTACCAACTTCCTAAATGCAGTCATCGACCAGCGGGCGTTCGACAAAATTGTGGGCTACATCGAGCGGGCCCGTGAAGCCGACGACGCCGAGATTGTGTACGGCGGAGACTACGACGACTCCACCGGGTACTTCATCGAACCCACGATCATCCGCGCCCACGCCCCGAAGGAAACGACCATGTGCGAGGAGATCTTCGGGCCCGTGACGACGGTCTACGTGTATCCCGACGAGGAATTTGCATCCACCCTCCCCCTCGTCGACGAAACCTCCCCGTACGGCCTCACCGGGTCGATTTTCGCGCGCGACCGTGCGGCGATCAAGCTGGCGAGCGATGTTCTCGAACAGGCCGCGGGGAACTTCTACATCAATGACAAGCCCACCGGCGCGGTGGTTGGGGAACAGCCCTTCGGCGGGGCCCGGCGGTCGGGAACCAACGACAAGGCGGGGTCTGCCTACAACCTCATGCGCTGGGTCTCTCCTCGTGCCATCAAGGAAAACCTGAACCCGCCGACCCACCACGGGTACGCCTGGAATCAACCCGACGCCACGAAGGCGACGGACGCGCCCCAGGAGGCCGGGGACGGTGCGGTCGCGTCGTGA
- a CDS encoding phosphoribosylaminoimidazolesuccinocarboxamide synthase, with translation MDKQLIEDQLDHTIEQTGFDDLGEIYHGKVRDNYRQGDRRILVTTDRISAFDHVLPQTIPFKGQILNQTAAYFFDATEDLVPNHVLSVPDPNVTIAKECTPIPIEFVVRGYLAGHAWREYDRGTRTLCGKSLPDGLRESEQLPEPILTPTTKAEEGHDQDVSRKEALANTGLAPATYDQLAEWALALYRRGHKMATEQGLLLVDTKYEFGRTPDGDLVLIDEVHTPDSSRYYYADGYEDRLAEGRPQRQLSKEFVREWLMDHGFQGRAGDEMPTLPDAFRAKVTKRYVELFEKVTGQTFEPDTHPNPEARIHSALGDYVVQESH, from the coding sequence ATGGACAAGCAACTCATTGAAGACCAGCTGGACCACACCATCGAGCAGACCGGTTTTGACGACCTGGGAGAGATCTACCATGGAAAGGTTCGCGACAATTACCGACAAGGCGATCGGCGCATTCTGGTCACGACCGATCGGATCTCTGCCTTTGACCACGTCCTCCCACAGACCATTCCATTCAAGGGACAAATTCTGAATCAGACGGCCGCCTACTTCTTCGACGCCACAGAAGATCTTGTCCCGAACCACGTCCTCTCCGTTCCGGACCCCAATGTGACTATCGCGAAGGAGTGCACCCCCATTCCCATCGAGTTTGTGGTGCGGGGCTATTTGGCCGGGCACGCCTGGCGGGAATACGACCGGGGGACACGGACCCTCTGCGGGAAGAGCCTACCGGACGGACTCCGAGAGAGCGAGCAGCTGCCCGAGCCGATCCTCACTCCTACCACCAAGGCCGAAGAGGGGCACGACCAGGACGTGAGCCGAAAGGAGGCGCTTGCAAATACCGGCCTGGCCCCCGCCACCTACGACCAACTCGCAGAGTGGGCCCTCGCGTTGTACCGACGCGGCCACAAGATGGCAACGGAGCAGGGCCTCCTCCTCGTCGATACGAAGTATGAATTTGGCCGCACGCCCGACGGGGATCTCGTGTTAATCGATGAGGTGCACACCCCCGACTCATCGCGGTACTACTACGCAGACGGGTACGAGGATCGCCTTGCCGAGGGCCGTCCCCAGAGGCAGCTCTCGAAGGAGTTCGTTCGGGAGTGGCTCATGGACCATGGCTTCCAAGGACGAGCCGGCGACGAGATGCCCACGCTTCCGGATGCGTTCCGAGCAAAAGTTACGAAGCGCTACGTGGAGCTCTTCGAAAAAGTGACGGGACAAACGTTCGAACCGGATACGCACCCCAACCCTGAAGCCCGTATCCACTCGGCCCTAGGCGATTACGTCGTTCAGGAGTCGCACTAG
- a CDS encoding LacI family DNA-binding transcriptional regulator, which translates to MPNDAKENSNQSKATIYDVADHAGVAISTVSRVLNDSEDVADQTRDKVVRAIQELQFRPNRTAKSLAQRSTRTIAVALPTFTTPFHNELLKGVRDRLDDEDVDLLLCDLEWEAPKHSLRSFLEGGAMDGLLLVGVTPDEDLADELRMLGGPVVLVGAELAGFDSFYWEDQPGAELAVNHLIDQDYTRIGAITTPHDNRVRNERIAGYRQALEDAGIEFNSDLVVHGHTSKHDGFSEESGYEAMQDLLALDDPVEAAFASSDVQAIGAWQALREEGFEVPDDFAFVGYDDIKVSRFIGLSSVAQNMHNVGNEGTDLLLDRLEKRGPEKYTSRLVEPELHIRKSSQRP; encoded by the coding sequence TGGCCGATCACGCAGGCGTTGCTATTTCGACCGTCTCGCGGGTGCTGAACGATTCGGAGGACGTGGCCGACCAAACCCGAGACAAGGTAGTGCGGGCCATTCAGGAACTCCAGTTCCGCCCGAACCGGACCGCAAAGTCGCTCGCTCAACGCTCCACGCGGACCATTGCCGTGGCGCTTCCCACGTTCACGACGCCCTTTCACAACGAACTGTTGAAGGGGGTGCGTGACCGGCTCGACGACGAGGACGTGGATCTGTTGCTCTGCGACCTGGAATGGGAAGCGCCGAAGCACTCCCTCCGCAGCTTTCTGGAGGGCGGCGCCATGGACGGGCTCCTGCTCGTGGGCGTGACCCCGGACGAGGACCTCGCCGACGAACTGCGGATGCTCGGGGGGCCGGTCGTGCTCGTCGGGGCCGAGCTGGCCGGCTTCGATTCATTCTACTGGGAGGACCAGCCCGGTGCGGAACTCGCAGTCAATCACCTCATCGACCAGGACTACACCCGGATCGGGGCCATCACGACGCCCCACGACAACCGTGTCCGCAACGAGCGGATCGCGGGGTATCGCCAGGCGCTGGAAGACGCGGGCATTGAGTTCAATTCCGACCTCGTGGTGCACGGCCACACTAGCAAGCACGATGGGTTCAGCGAAGAGTCCGGGTACGAGGCGATGCAGGACCTCCTGGCCCTCGACGACCCTGTAGAGGCCGCCTTTGCGAGCAGCGACGTACAGGCCATCGGGGCCTGGCAGGCACTCCGGGAAGAAGGATTTGAGGTGCCCGACGACTTTGCCTTTGTTGGGTACGACGACATTAAGGTAAGTCGCTTCATTGGACTGAGCAGCGTGGCCCAGAACATGCACAACGTCGGGAACGAAGGCACCGATCTTCTCCTGGACCGATTGGAGAAGCGGGGACCCGAGAAGTACACCTCCCGCTTGGTGGAGCCGGAACTCCACATTCGAAAATCGAGCCAACGTCCCTGA
- a CDS encoding redoxin domain-containing protein encodes MSTTHSLSKGDRAPRFTLYTDEAQPWALSDHLDQPVVLLFFPGAFTSVCTTELNAVNNDLGSFEPAHVVGISTDAPAVLSEFRSTQQFEFPLLSDHDATVCAEYGAKYDQNFTAMGLDRIAKRAAFVVDPAGTIQYAEVLDDAGQQPDFDALKETVQQLKGDRHEH; translated from the coding sequence ATGAGTACGACCCATTCGCTTTCAAAAGGAGACCGCGCCCCCCGTTTCACGCTCTACACGGACGAGGCACAGCCCTGGGCGCTGTCCGATCATCTCGATCAGCCCGTCGTCCTTCTGTTCTTCCCCGGCGCGTTTACCAGCGTGTGCACGACGGAGCTGAATGCCGTGAACAACGACCTCGGTTCGTTCGAGCCCGCCCACGTCGTCGGCATCTCAACGGACGCCCCGGCCGTTCTGTCAGAGTTCCGATCCACGCAGCAGTTTGAGTTTCCGCTCCTGAGCGATCACGACGCGACCGTCTGCGCGGAGTACGGGGCAAAATACGACCAGAACTTCACCGCCATGGGCCTGGACCGCATTGCCAAACGGGCGGCCTTCGTCGTCGACCCGGCGGGCACGATTCAGTACGCCGAGGTCCTCGACGACGCGGGTCAACAGCCGGACTTCGATGCTTTGAAAGAAACGGTGCAGCAGCTAAAGGGGGACCGGCACGAGCACTGA
- a CDS encoding nitrilase-related carbon-nitrogen hydrolase, with product MPVRAAYLQFAPAYLEVDQNLAAVESLLRSVEADLIVLPELFTSGYFFQSKDDLERVAEPIPNGKSVAALRGWADSLGATLVAGLAERDGDHFYNSAVVVRPDGRVDTYRKVHLFYEETILFEAGDLGFRVFEEHTAAGTSYRLGVMVCFDWYFPEAARTLALRGADVIAHPSNLVLPHCPDSMPVRARENHVFTITANRHGREEKEGESLRFIGMSEVCAPSGTILTRADESADVVEVVELNPREARDRNINAHNDVLRDRRPATYAATSEEGTALESGS from the coding sequence GTGCCCGTGAGAGCTGCCTATCTCCAGTTTGCCCCCGCGTACCTTGAGGTCGATCAAAACCTCGCCGCGGTCGAATCGCTTCTTCGTTCCGTTGAGGCGGACCTGATCGTCCTGCCCGAGCTGTTTACGTCCGGGTACTTTTTTCAGTCGAAGGACGATCTGGAACGCGTCGCCGAACCGATCCCCAACGGCAAATCCGTGGCGGCACTGCGGGGCTGGGCCGACTCGCTGGGGGCGACACTCGTAGCGGGGCTGGCCGAGCGGGATGGGGATCACTTCTACAACAGCGCGGTGGTGGTGCGGCCCGACGGCCGGGTGGACACGTACCGCAAGGTTCACCTCTTCTACGAGGAGACGATCCTGTTTGAGGCGGGCGACCTGGGCTTTCGGGTCTTTGAGGAGCACACCGCGGCAGGGACCTCGTACCGCCTCGGGGTCATGGTGTGCTTCGACTGGTATTTTCCCGAGGCAGCCCGCACGCTTGCGTTGAGAGGGGCGGACGTGATCGCTCATCCCTCCAACCTTGTCCTCCCACACTGCCCTGATTCCATGCCGGTCCGTGCTCGTGAGAATCACGTCTTCACCATCACGGCCAACCGGCACGGACGAGAGGAGAAGGAGGGGGAATCCCTGCGATTCATCGGGATGAGTGAGGTGTGCGCCCCCTCGGGGACCATCTTGACGCGGGCCGACGAGTCGGCGGACGTGGTGGAGGTCGTTGAGCTCAATCCGCGTGAGGCGCGCGACCGCAACATCAATGCCCACAACGATGTCCTGCGAGACCGACGTCCCGCCACGTACGCCGCGACGTCGGAAGAGGGGACGGCCCTGGAGTCGGGCTCCTAG
- a CDS encoding GntR family transcriptional regulator has protein sequence MSTLDIDPDANVSVREQLVNQLRYLIASGHYNVNDTLPSTRTLGDQLDVSFHTVRKAYQELEDEGLLSSQVGSGYTVKERSPLAKSERMERGAKVVNDTLQQLVGLGLSDAEIESLFQEQATLLDHAGLERKLIVLGPHDELNRLCADQLSTALQKTVLPVSLSRIERHKDADYAFSPYPYLAQVLETLSRTDTMGFSTHLPPAVLETVARLRDRETLGLVTRYQDTIPPLSEELRSQTAYDGQVIAASIDREADHLQSFVQETDLLLATPASQRRLRPYLDDSLHDVEELKLLVGKDSIEAIANAVPA, from the coding sequence ATGTCCACCTTGGACATCGATCCTGACGCGAACGTGTCCGTGCGGGAGCAGCTCGTCAACCAGCTCCGCTACCTCATCGCGTCTGGGCACTACAATGTCAACGACACGCTTCCGTCCACCCGAACGCTGGGCGACCAGCTCGACGTTTCCTTCCACACGGTCCGAAAGGCGTATCAGGAACTGGAAGACGAGGGGCTTCTCAGCTCTCAGGTTGGAAGTGGATACACCGTCAAAGAGCGGAGTCCCCTGGCCAAAAGCGAGCGGATGGAGCGCGGGGCGAAAGTGGTCAACGACACGCTGCAGCAGCTGGTCGGGCTGGGGCTCAGCGACGCAGAGATCGAATCCCTCTTTCAGGAGCAGGCCACCCTGCTCGACCACGCGGGACTGGAGCGCAAGCTCATCGTCCTCGGCCCCCACGACGAATTGAACCGCCTATGTGCGGACCAACTGAGCACCGCCCTCCAAAAAACCGTGCTACCGGTCTCCCTCTCCCGAATCGAGCGTCACAAGGACGCGGACTACGCATTCTCACCGTATCCGTACCTTGCGCAGGTGCTGGAGACGCTCTCCCGAACCGACACCATGGGATTTTCGACCCACCTTCCTCCCGCCGTCCTCGAAACGGTGGCCCGGCTCCGCGACCGTGAGACACTCGGGCTGGTGACACGCTACCAGGACACCATCCCCCCTCTGTCTGAAGAGCTTCGGTCCCAAACAGCCTACGATGGACAGGTCATTGCCGCGTCAATTGATCGTGAGGCAGACCACCTTCAGAGCTTCGTCCAGGAGACGGACCTGTTGCTCGCCACCCCGGCGAGTCAGCGTCGCCTCCGGCCCTACCTGGACGACTCCCTCCACGATGTCGAAGAGCTGAAGCTGCTGGTCGGCAAGGATTCAATTGAGGCCATCGCGAATGCCGTGCCGGCTTGA
- a CDS encoding ABC transporter permease yields MPVRFERFMSFRYLWGAEGREQGRSFLRFIIYVAVGGVTLGVAALLLALAIVRGFSEEIEEKIVGFGAHIQVSSYVQDEPLDRGASLRRQLHEMKGVSGVSPVVEQPVLLRYSEDAIDGVVLLGMDRLPSYLGKRVEAGGGAVDGEKGGEPGLVVGREMATRLGLAVGDRVTAFALQQGESGMSMGGQRPRVEQFRIHGIYDTSLQDIDDVYVFSSTAVARELGSLAAPSVSRFNVTVSDPSRIDSLAAQIENRFGFPVSARTVYQQYAGLFAWVDLQQSIIPLVIGVIVIVAAFNIIGTLLMLILEKTREIGILKGLGTSGRTLKRLFLVLGVLIGVVGTSLGAALALTFALLQQQFGLVSLPAEAYYMTTAPIALNPLDFLLVAVVTVFLCGAAAYIPARVAARVEPVKAIRFE; encoded by the coding sequence GTGCCCGTTCGCTTCGAGCGCTTTATGTCCTTTCGGTACCTCTGGGGGGCCGAGGGACGAGAACAAGGCCGGAGCTTCCTGCGCTTCATTATTTACGTAGCCGTGGGGGGCGTAACGCTAGGGGTCGCTGCGCTGCTCCTCGCCCTCGCGATCGTTCGGGGCTTTAGCGAAGAGATCGAAGAAAAAATCGTGGGGTTCGGGGCACACATTCAAGTGTCCAGTTACGTTCAGGACGAGCCGCTGGATCGGGGCGCGTCGCTCCGACGCCAGCTTCATGAAATGAAGGGCGTCTCCGGCGTTTCTCCGGTGGTCGAGCAGCCGGTGCTGCTTCGCTACTCGGAGGACGCGATCGACGGGGTGGTGTTGCTGGGCATGGACCGGCTTCCCTCGTACCTGGGGAAACGGGTGGAGGCCGGCGGGGGTGCCGTGGACGGCGAGAAGGGAGGAGAGCCGGGCCTCGTCGTGGGGCGGGAGATGGCCACTCGGCTCGGCCTGGCGGTTGGGGACCGTGTAACTGCGTTTGCCCTACAGCAGGGAGAATCCGGGATGTCGATGGGGGGACAGCGGCCTCGTGTCGAGCAGTTTCGGATCCACGGCATTTACGATACGTCGCTCCAGGACATCGACGATGTGTATGTCTTCAGTAGCACCGCAGTCGCCCGGGAACTGGGATCCCTGGCTGCTCCGTCCGTGAGTCGGTTCAACGTGACGGTGTCGGACCCATCCCGGATTGATTCGTTGGCGGCGCAGATCGAGAACCGGTTCGGGTTTCCGGTATCCGCCCGTACCGTCTACCAGCAGTACGCAGGGCTCTTTGCCTGGGTGGACCTGCAACAGAGCATCATTCCGCTCGTGATAGGGGTCATTGTCATCGTCGCCGCCTTCAACATCATCGGGACGCTCCTGATGCTGATTCTCGAAAAAACCCGTGAGATTGGCATTCTCAAGGGGCTGGGCACCTCGGGCCGCACACTGAAGCGACTATTTCTCGTCCTGGGGGTCCTGATCGGCGTCGTCGGGACGAGCCTCGGGGCGGCCCTGGCGCTCACCTTTGCGCTCCTGCAGCAGCAGTTCGGATTGGTCTCACTCCCCGCAGAGGCCTACTACATGACCACGGCCCCGATTGCACTGAACCCGCTCGACTTCTTGCTCGTGGCGGTCGTGACCGTTTTCCTGTGTGGGGCGGCCGCCTACATCCCTGCCCGAGTGGCGGCGCGGGTTGAACCCGTGAAGGCCATCCGATTCGAATAA